ctattcattaagagagaaaaggaaaatggtgaGCTCCTCCCGCACacgcaggaaatattcagaggacacctgacctcttttgaaacatctcgctaatttttcaaaataaaagtctgaaactatgtctaaagcctggtcacagtctgaggaagccattggaaaaagaatctggttgatacccctttaaatggaggttagacaggccaggaaacaaagattttgtttttaaatatcacttccgggttactttctcaggatttcgcttgcagaataagtattctttttctcacagacaatattttaaaAGTTTTGttaacttgagtgttttctatcctaatctgtaaattatatgcatattctacgatctgggccagagaaaatgtccgtttacgttgggtacgttatttaaaaaaataataataattctgacccctagcgctaagaggttTTTAATTAAACCCATCCTGGTGGACATATATGTTGTGGGTAAATATGAGTCAGCTATGATAAATCAGACAAATCTGACTAAACTATTTCTGAATTGTACAGTAGGTGttagtgtgtgggtatgtgtaggTATATTTAGTAAGTGTATATTGGTTATAAAACGCTGTCGGGTGTGTATGCAGAATAGGGTGAGATCAGTGATGTATACTAAAGAGAGTCTCAATGAAAGTCTTAGAATGAAAAGCCCCATTTATGTGTTTATTAAACAAGAACTAGTGTTAAATACACCATATTAAAACCACACACCTCAACTAAAAATCTGCATGAACTTGATAAACTGCATTATTTCTCTCATTAAAAAATGTGTCTTGTGAAAAAAATTAAGTAGTTGAGTGGAAGTAATGAAATAGGCATTTGTGAACATCATATAGCCTGCACAGTACAAACACAATATGTAACAGACATTTTAGATTTAAATATGCCTTATACATCACACAATGTCTGGATGCAATATTCTACCCAGGAATATTCAACACTGAAATCTGTTACTCTCGTTATTCCAAATGCATCTGTGGATATTTTATGTCAACAATGAAAATGCACCtttgtctttaatgcagggttTGATCTAAACATCAGTTGACCTTTCTCCCatgtggaccttcaggtgcatcttcaggTTGCCAGCCTGGGCGAAGCACAtttgacactgggtacagctgaagggtttctcccctgtgtggaccctctggtgtctGTTCAGGGTGCCAGCCTGAGCGAAGCGCAtttgacactgggtacagctgaagggtttttCCCCTGTGTGgatcctctggtggatctccacatTCTGGAagcagctgaagcctttgttacagaaaCTGCAGAGGAACCGTTTCTCTTTACTTTTACCTGATGTAGCTCCCCCTCCCTGAACCTGGGCTCTAGCCCTGTCGTTTGAGTTCAATACCTGATCGAAAAGGATGTGTCCGTGTGAATCGGAAGGTGCCATCGACGTGGACACTGGGTCGCGATCCCTGAGCGTGTGTAAAGGGTAGTGGGTTGCAACATTTGGATTTGTCTGTAAGCTTTCCCTGTAGTTTAAGAAGTCACTAGTGTTGCCCTGCGGCTGGCCTCCTAAGTGAGTCTTGTCTGCATTCCATGTCAGAGTAGCGTCACCCTCCACATTCACAGTCACCTCATCTATGACCAGACCCTCTCCTTTCTTATCTAGGCATTCTTCAGAGTATACACCACTACAGTACTGGTTCCAGTCCCCTCTCATTGGATTAGCCTGTGTATCTAAGCCCACAGGCATGTCACCaggtatcatctctctctctgtaacataTGAACAGGACGGATGATTGCCAGTCTGTAACGCGTCACCCGAGTCCTGATGGGACAGAACCGTCCTCGGGCTCAGGTTACCGTGAAGTAAATACTTTGAGTGGGGAGCAGCAGGACAGTCCAGTCGCTCCAGCACTGTTaaactctctgtgtctgtctctgacttgaGGACGGCGTTCGGCGTTCCACTGACCTCAGTCATGCTGCGTTGGGTCCTAGGCTGCGCTGGGGTGATGATGGGGTCCTCCGTAGCTACAGGGGGCGCTTCAGCCAATCCAAtctggatgtctctgctgtgtggtgggtcctcctctccttcagactTCTCCAGCTTGACcccaggacctgcagcctctgcAGACTAACACAAGAGGAGGTTATTATCAGTACATGAGTTGAACTGGATAACAATGTTGTAGGGAAGTCTTACAAGCTCCCCTATGGCAGAtacagttggaagtttacatacacttaggttggaatgtttaaaactcgtttttcaaccactccacaagtgtcttgtgaacaaactatagttttggcaagtcggttaggacatctactttgtgcatgacaagtaattcttccaacaattgtttacagacagatttcacttaatctcaattccagtgggtcagaagtttacatacactaagttagttgactgcctttaaatagcttggaaagttccagaaaatgaggtcatggctttagaagcttctgataggctaattgacatcatttaagtcaattggagtgtacctgtggatgtatttcagggcacaccttcaaactcagtgcctttttgcttggcatcatggaaaaaatcaaaggaaatcagccaagacctcaggaaaaaaaagtgtagacctccacaagtctggttcatccttgggagcaatttccaaacggctgaaggtaccacgttcatctgtacaaacaatagtacgcaagtataaacaccatgggaccacgcagccgtcataccgcacaTGAAGGAGAAGCGGTCTGTCATCTAGAGATGAAtgtaccttggtgcgaaaagtgcaaatcaatcccagagaagatgctggaggaaacaggtacaaaagtatctatatccacagtaaaacgagtcctatatcgacataacctgaaaggccgctcagcaaggaagaagccactgctccaaaaccgccataaaaaagccagactacggtttgcaactgcacatggggacaaagattgtactttttggagaaatgtcctctggtctgatgaagcaaaaatagaactgtttggccataatgaccattgttatgtttggaagaaaaagggggaggcttgcaagccgaagaacaccatcccaaccgtgaagcacgggggtggcagcatcatgttgtgggggtgctttgctgcaggagggactggtgcacttaacaaaatagatggcatcagtcaggaaattatgtggatatattgaagcaacatcaagacatcagtcaggaaattcaagcttggtcgcaaatgggtcttccaaatggacaatgaccccaagcatacttccaaagttgtggcaaaatggcttaaaggacagccaagtcaaggtattggaggggccatcacaaagccatgacctcaatcctatagaaaatttgttggcagaactgaaaaagcatgtgcgagcaaggaggcctacaaacctgactcagttacaccagctctgtcaggaggaatgggccaatattcacccaacttattgtgggaagcttgtggaaggatacccaaaacgtttgacctaagtcaaacaatttaaaggcaatgctaccaatactaattgaatgtatgcaaacttctgacccactgggaatgtgatgaaataacttaaagttgaaataaatcattctctactattagtctgacatttcacattcttaaaataaaagtggtgatcctaactgacctaagacagggaatttttactaggattaaatgtcagcaattgtgaaaaactgagtttaaatgtatttggctaaggtgtatgtaaacttccgacttcaaatgtagtCCCATGGTCTATATTTTGTGTGATGGTGGGGACGCAgagctgtgttccaaacaaaaaacTGCAAGTGTGCTTGCTTCAGTTCCTCAATGGCATGGTTAGcagagctaaaaaaaaaaaaaaaaaagcacctTATAGTAGAAGGCTCTTAccttgagtcataaaagtgcattgaaatgacttaggaaCAGTGCACACTGGACAGGTGTGACCACTTAGACCTCACTCAAACCATTTTTTACTTAACTTTTTCCTACTCCAAAATGTCAATGAATATTCATATGTTTCCAGAGTAATTTCAGATTTCATTATTGACAAATGGcatgaaaagtacagtaaatgtcaaATGCACataatcaacagtgtaatgtttggattcagtcttgtcaggTGAGCTGTTGTGTTTTCACCTTTGGTCAAAACATTTCCCCATCAACTCTAAAGTGTTCTTTCAATTTCTACCATTGTAGTGCATATGCTTTTTATAATTTCTGTTAAATGTCAATTTGGCCCTATCCATGTTGACCAACTTCCACGAATTGAAGTGGTTAAACATAAAACAAGTTAAATACACCATATGAAaaccacacaacaacaaaaaaaaaatctgcaagAACTTGATAAACTGCATTCATCTTCTCTTTAAAAGTGTTTTGGGAAAATTTGTGATCATATcctacacagtacaaacacaataTGAAAGACTTTTTAGGTTTATATATGCCttgtacattgagtgtacaaaacataaggaacaccttcctaatattgagttgcaccccttttgccctcag
This genomic window from Salvelinus namaycush isolate Seneca chromosome 8, SaNama_1.0, whole genome shotgun sequence contains:
- the LOC120052942 gene encoding zinc finger protein 16-like, which codes for MANCMLFHTQIASVMEVLANAAVADICKLVDDDHAVFRLEITQSQKENGALRRKLQQLELKVARERAEKTIRERVLASRPSSVKIVDRYRGMARGGHLTGGHRSFVKSAGHNTWSHGHPITVEGTGTLTQNIVVIESADAEAADPGVKLKWKEGEEEPHHNRDIQTAGVLPVATEDPTTIPAQPWTQRSIMESAEAAGPGVKLEKSEGEEDPPHSRDIQIGLAEAPPVATEDPIITPAQPRTQRSMTEVSGTPNAVLKSETDTESLTVLERLDCPAAPHSKYLLHGNLSPRTVLSHQDSGDALQTGNHPSCSYVTEREMIPGDMPVGLDTQANPMRGDWNQYCSGVYSEECLDKKGEGLVIDEVTVNVEGDATLTWNADKTHLGGQPQGNTSDFLNYRESLQTNPNVATHYPLHTLRDRDPVSTSMAPSDSHGHILFDQVLNSNDRARAQVQGGGATSGKSKEKRFLCSFCNKGFSCFQNVEIHQRIHTGEKPFSCTQCQMRFAQAGTLNRHQRVHTGEKPFSCTQCQMCFAQAGNLKMHLKVHMGERSTDV